One window of Candidatus Tokpelaia hoelldoblerii genomic DNA carries:
- a CDS encoding Cobalamin biosynthesis protein CobW (bhsal04410), whose amino-acid sequence MSETEHHKIPVTVLTGYLGAGKTTLLNRILSENHGKRYAVIVNEFGEIGIDNDLIVESDEEIYEMNNGCICCTVRGDLIRVVEGLMRRQGRFDAIIVETTGLADPVPVAQTFFMDDDVRAKTMLDAVIAVVDAKHLPLRLKDSREAEDQIAFADVVLLNKTDLVSKQELAAVEATIRAINPSAVIHHTHKAGIALDRILDRGAFDLQRALDNDPHFLDHDHPGHVCGPDCDHHHDHHHDHGHGHHHHGTSAALHDVTVQSVSLRTGVLKADKFFPWLQQITQTQGPDILRLKGIIAFDGDDERYVVQGVHMILEGDHQRPWKDGEKRESRLVFIGRKLDAEKLKAGLEACA is encoded by the coding sequence AAAACCACGGCAAACGTTATGCTGTGATTGTCAATGAGTTTGGCGAAATCGGCATTGACAATGACCTGATTGTTGAATCAGATGAAGAAATTTACGAGATGAACAATGGCTGCATCTGCTGCACGGTGCGTGGCGACCTGATCCGCGTTGTCGAAGGGCTGATGCGCCGTCAGGGGCGCTTTGACGCGATTATTGTCGAGACCACCGGCCTGGCCGACCCGGTGCCGGTGGCGCAGACCTTCTTCATGGATGATGATGTGCGCGCCAAAACCATGCTCGACGCTGTTATCGCCGTGGTTGACGCCAAACACCTGCCCCTGCGCCTGAAAGACAGCCGCGAGGCTGAAGACCAGATTGCCTTTGCCGATGTGGTGCTGCTGAACAAAACGGACCTTGTCAGCAAGCAGGAACTGGCTGCCGTTGAAGCGACAATACGCGCTATCAACCCGTCTGCCGTTATCCATCATACACACAAGGCAGGGATTGCCCTTGACAGAATTCTTGACCGCGGCGCGTTTGATCTGCAGCGGGCGCTGGACAATGACCCACATTTTCTTGACCATGACCACCCCGGCCATGTCTGCGGCCCTGATTGCGATCACCACCACGACCATCATCATGACCACGGGCACGGCCACCACCATCATGGCACAAGCGCTGCATTGCATGATGTTACGGTGCAATCGGTCTCGCTGCGCACCGGCGTGCTGAAAGCTGACAAGTTTTTCCCATGGCTGCAGCAGATCACGCAGACACAAGGCCCTGATATTTTGCGGCTGAAAGGCATTATCGCTTTTGATGGCGACGATGAACGCTATGTGGTGCAGGGCGTGCACATGATTTTGGAAGGCGACCACCAGCGCCCGTGGAAAGACGGGGAAAAACGCGAAAGCCGGCTGGTCTTTATCGGGCGTAAACTGGATGCGGAAAAGCTGAAGGCCGGTTTGGAAGCCTGCGCCTAG